In Columba livia isolate bColLiv1 breed racing homer chromosome 6, bColLiv1.pat.W.v2, whole genome shotgun sequence, a single genomic region encodes these proteins:
- the CH25H gene encoding cholesterol 25-hydroxylase codes for MNCSLPDRVLLSCVMHGQRDRLFLQPLWDFVTAKEPLIKSPFFPVLFSFTVYMAFCLPYIALDFLSTRLPNLSKYKIQPQNYPTLGMMVPCIIQSAYHHVVLIFPVTFLHWYWRPTNLPVIAPELPEVLLEVGVCLFLFDFEYFLWHLLHHKVPWLYKTFHKVHHKHVSTFALTTQYSSVWELLSLGFFAAINPVLLGCHPLTEMIFFLVNIWLSVEDHSGYDLPWSTHRLVPFGLYGGAPHHDLHHLKFKSNYAPYFTHWDKVFGTFTETHSN; via the coding sequence ATGAACTGCAGCTTGCCAGACAGAGTGCTGCTCAGCTGCGTGATGCACGGACAGCGGGACAGGTTGTTCCTGCAGCCTCTATGGGACTTTGTCACAGCAAAGGAGCCATTGATCAAGTCACCGTTTTTTccagtgctgttttcttttacagtgtACATGGCTTTCTGTCTTCCATATATTGCGCTGGACTTTTTGAGCACTAGACTACCAAACTTGAGCAAATACAAAATCCAGCCGCAGAACTATCCAACTCTTGGAATGATGGTACCTTGCATTATTCAAAGTGCATATCACCATGTCGTTTTGATCTTCCCAGTGACATTTCTCCACTGGTACTGGAGACCAACGAATCTACCAGTGATAGCTCCAGAGCTGCCTGAGGTCCTGCTGGAAGTAGGTGTTTGCCTGTTTCTGTTTGATTTTGAGTACTTCCTGTGGCATTTGCTTCATCACAAGGTGCCTTGGCTCTACAAGACCTTCCACAAGGTGCATCACAAGCATGTGTCAACATTTGCTCTTACTACACAGTATTCCAGTGTATGGGAATTGCTCtcactgggtttttttgctgctaTCAACCCAGTGCTCCTTGGATGCCATCCTTTGACAGAAatgattttcttccttgtaaACATTTGGTTGTCAGTGGAGGACCATTCAGGATACGACCTTCCGTGGTCAACTCACCGACTTGTGCCTTTTGGTTTGTATGGAGGAGCACCACATCATGATCTCCATCATCTGAAATTCAAATCAAACTATGCTCCTTACTTCACCCACTGGGACAAAGTCTTTGGGACATTCACAGAGACACATTCTAATTAG